CGCCGCAACAGGTACGCCCCACCCCAAAATCAGTGCACGCGCCGAAAAAATGGGCCTTGAGCCCATGCACTTTCAGGCCAACCCGGTCATCTTCTGGGATGTACACGGTGAAAAAGGTCACCCCTTCCGACTGACGATTTCAGAGATCGGGCCTGTTGTTCTGGCTCGGCTGTTGGGGCTGAATGAGCTTCAGGAAGACGTGCTCAATATGGCATTCCAGATCGCTGACGATCAAGGTCTGCTGCTGCTCGATTTCAAGGATTTCGAGGCGTTGCTGCGCCACCTCGATGAAGCGGGCGAGGAATATCAATCGCAATACGGTCGTATTTCCAGCGCCAGTTTGGGCGCCATCATGCGCGCAGTCACCGGTTTCAAGCGAGAAGGGGCGGAAAAACTCTTCGGCGAACCAGCCATCGCGCTTGATGATCTGCTCATTCAATCCGACACGGGCGCGGGCATGATCCACGTGCTGGCCGCAGATCGGCTTTATCGGGAAAGCCCGAAGGTCTACGCGGCCTTATTGCTCTGGCTGCTCTCGGAATTATTCGAGCAGATGCCCGAGGTCGGCGACCTTGATGCGCCAAAATTCGTGCTCTTCTTCGATGAAGCGCACCTGTTGTTCGACGATGCCCCCAAACCGCTGATCGACAAGATCGAACAGGTGGTTCGTCTGGTGCGTTCCAAAGGCGTAGGCGTTTATTTCGTCACCCAGAATCCGCTCGATCTGCCCGAAACCGTATTGGGCCAACTCGGCAATCGGGTGCAACATGCATTGCGCGCATTTACGCCACGCGATCAGAAAGCCGTGCGTGCCGCCGCGCAGACCTTCCGTAGCAACGAAGCGGTGGACGTAGAAACCGTCATCACTCAATTGGGCGTCGGTGAAGCCTTGGTTTCTTGCCTCGATGCCAAAGGCATGCCCACACCGGTCGAGCAGGTACTCATGCGCCCGCCGATGAGCCGCATCGGCCCGCTCACTGATGAAGAACGCGCCGCCATCATGCAACGCTCACGTTATCGGGGGCGGTTTGACACGCCCGTGGATCGTGAATCGGCGTTTGAGCTGCTCAAGCAGCGTACGGAAGAAATGCACCGTCAGGCCCAACTGAGCGCACAAAACGCCCAAGAGGAAAAAAATGCGCAGTCCCCCGGTCGAACCAGCCGTCGACAAACACCGATGGAGGCGTTCATCAGCAGCACAGTCCGCGCCATCGGCAGCCAGATCGGACGGCAATTGATCCGTTCGCTGCTGGGTAGCTTGAAACGCTGAAACGTCCAAACAGGGAACGGGAAATACACGCTGGCGAGGGACATTCAGCAAAAATTTCCGCATAATGCCACCTGTTGCGCCAACGGAATCGACCGTTCGAGTCCGAAGCCGCCTGTTAATAACGAGGCGAGGCAATAAAGCCCCGCCAAAGCCCGCATGTTTGCTGCGAGGGCTTGTTACCTCGCCAGAACATCGCCCTACATTTGATATGAATGCTGCTGGCCTTTTGCCCGCAGGTGACAGCCCGATTCCAAAGGAGTACCCGAGTGACTGCATACCAAGATCAAGATCCGCAAGAAACCCGCGAATGGCTCGAAGCCCTTGAAGCGGTCGTTGCCGTTGAAGGCACTGACAAAGCGCGGCACCTTATCGGCAATCTGATCGAGGCGGCCCGCAAACACGGTATCGACACGCCCTACTCGGCGACTACTCCGTACATCAACACCATTCCCACTGAAAAAGAACCCACCTACCCCGGCGATCGCCAGTTGGAACAGCGCCTGCGCGCCTTGATCCGCTGGAATGCCATGGCCATGGTCGCTCGTGCGAACAAGCACACGTCCGTGGGCGGTCACATCGCCACCTTCCAATCCAGCGCCACCATGTATGAAGTGGGTTTCAACCATTTCTTCAAAGGCCACGATCACCCCGATGGGGCGGATATGGTGTTCTTCCAGGGCCACGCCGCGCCGGGCATGTATGCGCGTGCTTTCCTCGAAGGCCGCATCAGCGAAGAACAACTCGCCAATTTCCGTCAGGAAGCCCATCTCGATGGCGTGTCTTCCTATCCGCATCCCTGGTTGATGCCAACCTTTTGGCAGTTCCCGACCGTTTCGATGGGTCTGGGTCCGTTGCAAGCCATCTACCAAGCACGCTTCATGAAGTACATGGACGCCCGCGGCATGTCACCGATGAACACCCGCAAGGTCTGGGCGTTCCTCGGCGACGGCGAAATGGACGAACCGGAATCCACTGGCGCCATTGGCTTGGCCGTGCGCGAAAAGCTCGACAATCTGGTGTTCGTCATCAATGCCAACCTGCAACGCCTCGATGGCCCAGTGCGCGGCAACGGCAAAGTGGTTCAGGAACTGGAAGGCAGCTTCCGTGGCGCAGGCTGGAATGTCATCAAGGTGCTCTGGGGTCCTGGCTGGGACGTGTTGCTGCAAAAGGATACGTCCGGCAGACTCATGCAGTTGATGATGGAAACGGTCGATGGCGAATATCAGGCCTACAAGGCCAAAAACGGCGCTTTTGTTCGTGAAAACTTCTTCGGCAAATATCCTGAAACCGCCGAACTCGTCAAGAACATGACCGATGAAGAAATCTTTGGCCTGACCCGCGGCGGCCACAGTCCGCGCAAAATGTACGCGGCGTACAAGGCAGCCACCGAACACAAAGGCCAGCCGACCGTCATCATCGCCAAAACCATCAAAGGTTATGGCATGGGGCCATTCGGCGAAGGCGCGATGACGGCGCACAATCAGAAGAAGCTGGATGTCGACGGCCTCAAATACTTCCGCGACCGCTTCGGCCTGCCCATTTCCGATGCGCAACTGGAAAACGACGTTCCCTTCTACAAACCGGAAGATAGTCACGAACTAATCAAGTATCTGCACGAACGCCGCAGCGTGCTGGGTGGCTACCTGCCCAGCCGGGTGGATCGCGCGTCATCCCTGCCAACACCGGAACTGTCTGCCTTCGACATGATTCTCAAAGGCACGGCCGATCGCGAAATGTCGAGCACCATGCTGTTCGGCCGGATTCTCGCCATCATCTTGCGTGATAAAGAGCTTGGCAAACGCGTTGTCCCGATCATCCCCGATGAAGCCCGCACCTTCGGTCTGGAAGGTTTGTTCCGCCAGGTCGGCATCTACGATCCGGCCGGACAGTTGTACGAACCCGTCGATGCTGATCAAGTGTCATGGTACAAGCAGGCCACCAACGGCCAAGTTTTGCAGGAAGGCATCAACGAAGCCGGTTCCATGTCCTCCTGGCTGGCCGCCGCCACTGCCTACGCCAACTACGGCGAGGCTATGATTCCGTTCTATATCTACTACTCGATGTTCGGCTACCAGCGCGTGGGCGATCTGGTCTGGCTCGGCGGCGACATGCGCGCGCGCGGCTTCATCATCGGTGGTACCGCCGGCCGCACCACGCTGGAAGGTGAAGGCCTCCAGCATCAGGACGGTCACAACCTCGTCTTCTTTAGCGCGGTGCCCAATTGCAAGGCCTACGACCCGACCTACGGCTATGAGATGGCCGTCATCATCCGTGCTGGCCTGCAGGAGATGTTCACCGATAAAAAAGACGTGTTCTATTACATCACCGCGATGAACGAGAACTACCCGCACCCTGCCATGCCCGAAGAGAATCGGGATCAAATCGAGCAAGGCATCCTGCGTGGCTTGTATCCGTTCTCCAAATCCAAGGCGAAGCACAAAGCGCGTGTTCAACTGCTCGGTTCCGGCACCATTCTGCGTGAAGTGGAAAAAGCCGCCGCAATGCTGGAAGCAGATTGGAAAGTGGCCACCGATGTCTGGTCGGCTACGAGCTTCAGCGAATTGGCAAGAGAAGGTCAGGCCTGCGTTCGCGAGAACCGCCTGAACCCGGAAGCACCACAAAAAGTGCCCTACGTGACGGCCACATTGGAGCCCACCCAAGGCCCCATCATCGCCGCAACCGACTACATCCATCTGTATACCGAACAGGTGCGCTCATTCATGCCGCGCCGCTACGTCACGCTGGGCACAGACGGCTTTGGTCGTTCCGATACCCGCGAAGCATTGCGTAAATTCTTCGAAGTGGATGCAGCCAACATCGTGATCACGGCGCTCAAGGCACTGGCAGACGAAGGCACCATCGCCGCGTCGGTTGTCTCGCAGGCCATCAAGAAGTACGACATCAACCCGACTCTGGGTATGCCTTCTTCACGTTAAGACTGGATCGTCGATCGCCCCGCCAAATGGGGCGCATCACATTGAACAATTTTGGATTGAACATTTTTGGAGCACGCGAATGACCGTGAAATCAGTCCCCTTGCCGGATATCGGCAACTTCAAAGACTTGCCTGTCATCGAAGTCCTGGTTGCCGCAGGCGACCGGGTTGAAGCCGAGCAATCACTGATCACGCTCGAATCCGACAAGGCCACCATGGAAATCCCCGCGCCGTTCGCCGGCGTGGTGAAAAAGGTGCTGGTCAAAACGGACGACACCGTCAACGTTGGCGACATCATTGTCGAAATGGATGCAGATGACGCGGCAAGCCCAGCACCGGAACCAGCCAAGACAGCACCAGCCGCGGTAAGCGCACCGGCGCCTGAACCAGCCGCACCTGCTCCCGTAGAAGCTGCGCCTGAGGTAGCTCCGGCAACAATGCCCGCAACTGCTCCAGCGAACGAAGAGAATACAACCTACCCCATCAACTCACCGACGCCAGGTGCTGTGTTTCACGCCAGCCCTTCCGTACGCGCATTTGCCCGCACGCTGGGCGTGGACCTTGCCAAAGTCAGCGGGACCGGGATAAAAGGACGTATCCAGAAAACCGACGTCACTGCATTCGTCAAAAACACACTGACTCAAGCGACAAGCCCGGCGGCAACAGCCGGTGGCTCGATTCCACCGCTGCCCAGCATCGACTTCAGCCAGTTCGGCGAAATCGAAACCGTGCCGTTATCCCGGATTCAAAAGCGTTCGGGCAAGCATTTGTCTACCTGC
This region of Halothiobacillus neapolitanus c2 genomic DNA includes:
- a CDS encoding helicase HerA-like domain-containing protein; translation: MSEHAPSILLGAGTHPASIQTRMINRHGLIAGATGTGKTVTLQVLAEQFAQLGTPVFVADIKGDLSGIAATGTPHPKISARAEKMGLEPMHFQANPVIFWDVHGEKGHPFRLTISEIGPVVLARLLGLNELQEDVLNMAFQIADDQGLLLLDFKDFEALLRHLDEAGEEYQSQYGRISSASLGAIMRAVTGFKREGAEKLFGEPAIALDDLLIQSDTGAGMIHVLAADRLYRESPKVYAALLLWLLSELFEQMPEVGDLDAPKFVLFFDEAHLLFDDAPKPLIDKIEQVVRLVRSKGVGVYFVTQNPLDLPETVLGQLGNRVQHALRAFTPRDQKAVRAAAQTFRSNEAVDVETVITQLGVGEALVSCLDAKGMPTPVEQVLMRPPMSRIGPLTDEERAAIMQRSRYRGRFDTPVDRESAFELLKQRTEEMHRQAQLSAQNAQEEKNAQSPGRTSRRQTPMEAFISSTVRAIGSQIGRQLIRSLLGSLKR
- the aceF gene encoding dihydrolipoyllysine-residue acetyltransferase, translated to MTVKSVPLPDIGNFKDLPVIEVLVAAGDRVEAEQSLITLESDKATMEIPAPFAGVVKKVLVKTDDTVNVGDIIVEMDADDAASPAPEPAKTAPAAVSAPAPEPAAPAPVEAAPEVAPATMPATAPANEENTTYPINSPTPGAVFHASPSVRAFARTLGVDLAKVSGTGIKGRIQKTDVTAFVKNTLTQATSPAATAGGSIPPLPSIDFSQFGEIETVPLSRIQKRSGKHLSTCWLNIPHVTQFDETDITDLEAFRQSLKARAEKAGVKLTPLVFILKAVARALADYPKFNASLDVSGENLILKKYIHIGVAVDTPNGLVVPVIRNVDRKGLFELSAELAEVSARARDGKLSPEDMSGGCFSISSLGGIGGTQFTPIVNGPEVAILGVSRSKMSPVWNGETFEPRLMLPLALSYDHRVIDGAQGARFITALSAVLSDLRELIL
- the aceE gene encoding pyruvate dehydrogenase (acetyl-transferring), homodimeric type; the protein is MTAYQDQDPQETREWLEALEAVVAVEGTDKARHLIGNLIEAARKHGIDTPYSATTPYINTIPTEKEPTYPGDRQLEQRLRALIRWNAMAMVARANKHTSVGGHIATFQSSATMYEVGFNHFFKGHDHPDGADMVFFQGHAAPGMYARAFLEGRISEEQLANFRQEAHLDGVSSYPHPWLMPTFWQFPTVSMGLGPLQAIYQARFMKYMDARGMSPMNTRKVWAFLGDGEMDEPESTGAIGLAVREKLDNLVFVINANLQRLDGPVRGNGKVVQELEGSFRGAGWNVIKVLWGPGWDVLLQKDTSGRLMQLMMETVDGEYQAYKAKNGAFVRENFFGKYPETAELVKNMTDEEIFGLTRGGHSPRKMYAAYKAATEHKGQPTVIIAKTIKGYGMGPFGEGAMTAHNQKKLDVDGLKYFRDRFGLPISDAQLENDVPFYKPEDSHELIKYLHERRSVLGGYLPSRVDRASSLPTPELSAFDMILKGTADREMSSTMLFGRILAIILRDKELGKRVVPIIPDEARTFGLEGLFRQVGIYDPAGQLYEPVDADQVSWYKQATNGQVLQEGINEAGSMSSWLAAATAYANYGEAMIPFYIYYSMFGYQRVGDLVWLGGDMRARGFIIGGTAGRTTLEGEGLQHQDGHNLVFFSAVPNCKAYDPTYGYEMAVIIRAGLQEMFTDKKDVFYYITAMNENYPHPAMPEENRDQIEQGILRGLYPFSKSKAKHKARVQLLGSGTILREVEKAAAMLEADWKVATDVWSATSFSELAREGQACVRENRLNPEAPQKVPYVTATLEPTQGPIIAATDYIHLYTEQVRSFMPRRYVTLGTDGFGRSDTREALRKFFEVDAANIVITALKALADEGTIAASVVSQAIKKYDINPTLGMPSSR